A single Phragmites australis chromosome 4, lpPhrAust1.1, whole genome shotgun sequence DNA region contains:
- the LOC133915961 gene encoding serine/threonine-protein kinase RIPK-like isoform X1: MTRPSKKQQQQQRSMWRILFSGCLGGGGAADRSGRVRPGPRTKHVPADERGAGSSPAGLLQQRLSLTEVMSTASDQDLSVSLVGSNLHVFTVGELKAATQGFLDSNFLGEGGFGPVYKGAVAEGAKPGLKAQQIAVKLWDPEGTQGHKEWLSEVIFLGQLRHPNLVKLVGYCSEEEHRLLVYEYMPKGSLENHLFKKFPPVLSWSTRLNIAVGAAKGLAFLHDAEKPVIYRDFKASNILLDPGSTLKMAANMQLLSCMDVQDYKAKLSDFGLAKDGPEGDETHVSTRVMGTHGYAAPEYILTGHLTAKSDVYSFGVVLLEILSGRRAVDKTRPSRERHLVEHMRSWLKDPQKLGRVMDPTMEGQYSARAAHKAALVAYQCLSGSPKSRPDMSKVVQDLELLLLDVTGDVPSEPLMYVAAQEDTKERRHGERDRSKGNGNGHRRHTKAARSPKRTIRAQSEEFWEWQMPGQGKV, from the exons ATGACGAGGCCgtccaagaagcagcagcagcagcagcggtcgATGTGGAGGATACTCTTCAGCGGCTGCCTGGGAGGCGGCGGTGCGGCCGACCGGAGCGGCAGGGTCCGTCCCGGCCCGAGGACGAAGCACGTGCCAGCTGACGAACGAGGCGCCGGTTCGTCTCCGGCAGGGCTGCTGCAGCAGCGCCTGTCGCTGACGGAGGTGATGAGCACGGCGTCGGACCAGGACCTGTCGGTGTCGCTGGTGGGGTCGAACCTGCACGTGTTCACCGTCGGCGAGCTGAAGGCGGCCACGCAGGGGTTCCTGGACAGCAACTTCCTGGGGGAGGGCGGGTTCGGGCCCGTGTACAAGGGCGCCGTCGCCGAGGGGGCCAAGCCGGGGCTGAAGGCGCAGCAGATCGCCGTCAAGCTCTGGGACCCCGAGGGCACGCAGGGGCACAAGGAATGGCTG TCGGAGGTGATCTTCCTCGGGCAGCTGCGGCACCCGAACCTGGTGAAGCTGGTGGGCTACTGCAGCGAGGAGGAGCACCGCCTGCTGGTCTACGAGTACATGCCCAAAGGCAGCCTCGAGAACCACCTCTTCAAGA AGTTCCCGCCCGTTTTGTCGTGGTCAACGCGGCTGAACATCGCGGTGGGCGCCGCCAAGGGGCTGGCCTTCCTTCACGACGCGGAGAAGCCCGTCATCTACCGCGACTTCAAGGCATCCAACATCCTGCTCGATCCG GGGTCTACGCTAAAGATGGCTGCTAACATGCAGTTGCTCTCATGCATGGATGTCCAGGACTACAAGGCGAAGCTCTCGGACTTTGGGCTCGCCAAGGACGGGCCAGAGGGAGATGAAACCCACGTCTCCACCCGTGTGATGGGCACCCATGGGTATGCCGCCCCGGAGTACATCCTCACAGGTCACCTCACCGCCAAGAGTGACGTCTACAGCTTCGGCGTCGTCCTCCTGGAGATCCTCTCCGGGAGGCGGGCGGTGGACAAGACTCGGCCCAGCAGGGAGCGACACCTGGTGGAACACATGCGGTCATGGCTCAAGGACCCGCAAAAACTGGGGCGGGTGATGGACCCGACCATGGAGGGCCAGTACTCCGCCAGGGCGGCCCATAAGGCGGCCCTAGTGGCGTACCAATGCCTGAGTGGCAGCCCAAAGAGCAGGCCCGATATGTCCAAAGTCGTTCAGGATCTAGAGCTGCTCCTCCTCGACGTCACCGGCGACGTGCCCAGCGAGCCGTTAATGTACGTGGCAGCACAAGAGGACACAAAGGAGAGAAGACATGGCGAGAGAGACAGGAGCAAGGGGAATGGCAATGGCCATAGAAGGCATACCAAAGCGGCCAGGTCTCCAAAGAGGACCATCAGAGCCCAAAGTGAGGAGTTTTGGGAGTGGCAGATGCCTGGACAAGGAAAAGTGTAG
- the LOC133915961 gene encoding serine/threonine-protein kinase RIPK-like isoform X2: MTRPSKKQQQQQRSMWRILFSGCLGGGGAADRSGRVRPGPRTKHVPADERGAGSSPAGLLQQRLSLTEVMSTASDQDLSVSLVGSNLHVFTVGELKAATQGFLDSNFLGEGGFGPVYKGAVAEGAKPGLKAQQIAVKLWDPEGTQGHKEWLSEVIFLGQLRHPNLVKLVGYCSEEEHRLLVYEYMPKGSLENHLFKKFPPVLSWSTRLNIAVGAAKGLAFLHDAEKPVIYRDFKASNILLDPDYKAKLSDFGLAKDGPEGDETHVSTRVMGTHGYAAPEYILTGHLTAKSDVYSFGVVLLEILSGRRAVDKTRPSRERHLVEHMRSWLKDPQKLGRVMDPTMEGQYSARAAHKAALVAYQCLSGSPKSRPDMSKVVQDLELLLLDVTGDVPSEPLMYVAAQEDTKERRHGERDRSKGNGNGHRRHTKAARSPKRTIRAQSEEFWEWQMPGQGKV, translated from the exons ATGACGAGGCCgtccaagaagcagcagcagcagcagcggtcgATGTGGAGGATACTCTTCAGCGGCTGCCTGGGAGGCGGCGGTGCGGCCGACCGGAGCGGCAGGGTCCGTCCCGGCCCGAGGACGAAGCACGTGCCAGCTGACGAACGAGGCGCCGGTTCGTCTCCGGCAGGGCTGCTGCAGCAGCGCCTGTCGCTGACGGAGGTGATGAGCACGGCGTCGGACCAGGACCTGTCGGTGTCGCTGGTGGGGTCGAACCTGCACGTGTTCACCGTCGGCGAGCTGAAGGCGGCCACGCAGGGGTTCCTGGACAGCAACTTCCTGGGGGAGGGCGGGTTCGGGCCCGTGTACAAGGGCGCCGTCGCCGAGGGGGCCAAGCCGGGGCTGAAGGCGCAGCAGATCGCCGTCAAGCTCTGGGACCCCGAGGGCACGCAGGGGCACAAGGAATGGCTG TCGGAGGTGATCTTCCTCGGGCAGCTGCGGCACCCGAACCTGGTGAAGCTGGTGGGCTACTGCAGCGAGGAGGAGCACCGCCTGCTGGTCTACGAGTACATGCCCAAAGGCAGCCTCGAGAACCACCTCTTCAAGA AGTTCCCGCCCGTTTTGTCGTGGTCAACGCGGCTGAACATCGCGGTGGGCGCCGCCAAGGGGCTGGCCTTCCTTCACGACGCGGAGAAGCCCGTCATCTACCGCGACTTCAAGGCATCCAACATCCTGCTCGATCCG GACTACAAGGCGAAGCTCTCGGACTTTGGGCTCGCCAAGGACGGGCCAGAGGGAGATGAAACCCACGTCTCCACCCGTGTGATGGGCACCCATGGGTATGCCGCCCCGGAGTACATCCTCACAGGTCACCTCACCGCCAAGAGTGACGTCTACAGCTTCGGCGTCGTCCTCCTGGAGATCCTCTCCGGGAGGCGGGCGGTGGACAAGACTCGGCCCAGCAGGGAGCGACACCTGGTGGAACACATGCGGTCATGGCTCAAGGACCCGCAAAAACTGGGGCGGGTGATGGACCCGACCATGGAGGGCCAGTACTCCGCCAGGGCGGCCCATAAGGCGGCCCTAGTGGCGTACCAATGCCTGAGTGGCAGCCCAAAGAGCAGGCCCGATATGTCCAAAGTCGTTCAGGATCTAGAGCTGCTCCTCCTCGACGTCACCGGCGACGTGCCCAGCGAGCCGTTAATGTACGTGGCAGCACAAGAGGACACAAAGGAGAGAAGACATGGCGAGAGAGACAGGAGCAAGGGGAATGGCAATGGCCATAGAAGGCATACCAAAGCGGCCAGGTCTCCAAAGAGGACCATCAGAGCCCAAAGTGAGGAGTTTTGGGAGTGGCAGATGCCTGGACAAGGAAAAGTGTAG